In a genomic window of Wyeomyia smithii strain HCP4-BCI-WySm-NY-G18 chromosome 1, ASM2978416v1, whole genome shotgun sequence:
- the LOC129725651 gene encoding cathepsin B-like, which translates to MASKWQYLTTKHHRSISPLFVSIVNTSYSSIVMILWSTITVIAILFKEVLPLGSDRHGDDPFNDNFLAQVLAHAKTWTPDTSFRAGIRFETFRNLHGIYPSAVDFTLPTKRNHGAYDANIPEQFDSREKWPMCHSISVIRNQGSCGSCWAVAAVSVMSDRLCIHSDGKLNIELAAEDLMACCKDCGNGCNGGFLDGTSFQYWVDAGLVSGAPYNTTGGCKPYPFKPCEYPFTDCHREESPRCSHHCVEGFDGKYRKNKFYGSLAYKIPNDERMIRLEIMTNGPVEAGFSVHEDLFLYRTGVYKHVIGKQVGKHAIRIIGWGEEHGLPYWLIANSYGADWGEKGYFKFLRGSNHLGIEESVIAGLPRV; encoded by the coding sequence ATGGCTAGCAAGTGGCAGTACCTCACAACAAAACATCATCGTTCAATCAGTCCTTTATTTGTCTCGATCGTGAACACATCCTATAGCTCGATAGTTATGATCTTATGGTCGACAATTACGGTAATAGCCATCCTGTTTAAGGAGGTTCTTCCTTTGGGATCGGATCGTCATGGTGATGATCCATTCAATGATAACTTTCTGGCTCAAGTATTAGCACACGCTAAAACATGGACCCCGGACACCTCATTCCGAGCAGGCATTCGCTTCGAAACTTTCCGCAACCTGCACGGGATCTATCCTAGTGCGGTTGACTTTACTCTGCCAACTAAGCGAAACCATGGAGCTTACGATGCAAACATTCCAGAACAGTTCGATTCTCGCGAAAAGTGGCCAATGTGCCATTCGATTTCGGTAATCCGTAACCAAGGTTCATGCGGATCCTGCTGGGCCGTGGCTGCCGTCAGTGTAATGTCCGATCGTCTCTGTATCCACTCCGATGGCAAGTTGAACATAGAATTAGCAGCTGAGGACTTAATGGCATGTTGCAAAGACTGTGGCAACGGATGCAACGGTGGATTCTTAGATGGAACTTCGTTTCAATATTGGGTGGATGCTGGATTGGTTAGTGGTGCACCGTACAATACTACCGGTGGATGCAAACCGTATCCTTTCAAGCCATGTGAATATCCGTTCACGGATTGTCACCGGGAGGAAAGTCCCAGATGTTCGCACCATTGTGTTGAAGGGTTCGATGGAAAGTATCGGAAGAATAAGTTCTACGGCAGTTTAGCCTACAAGATTCCGAACGATGAACGGATGATTCGTCTAGAGATCATGACCAATGGTCCAGTGGAAGCGGGATTTTCCGTTCACGAGGATCTGTTCCTGTATAGAACGGGAGTGTACAAGCACGTGATTGGGAAGCAGGTTGGAAAGCACGCGATTCGAATAATCGGCTGGGGAGAAGAACACGGGTTGCCGTACTGGTTGATCGCTAACTCGTACGGGGCCGATTGGGGTGAGAAAGGCTATTTCAAATTTTTGCGCGGTTCGAATCACCTGGGAATCGAAGAATCAGTGATCGCTGGATTACCTAGAGTATGA
- the LOC129717882 gene encoding cathepsin B-like yields MKFTLILLLALLNLARGQQQQSRNSPLSQSFIDEINAKARTWRAGPNFAPETSMAYIRGLMGVHKDADKFLPPVMVHKLDDDDDLPDNFDSREQWPNCPTIREIRDQGSCGSCWAFGAVEAMSDRYCIHSNGKLHFRVSADDLVSCCHTCGFGCNGGFPGAAWSYWVRKGLVSGGTYGSNQGCRPYEIAPCEHHVNGTRPPCEGEGGKTPKCTKKCQASYNVPYAKDKHYGKSSYSIARHEGQIQKEIMTNGPVEGAFTVYEDLLQYKEGVYQHVTGKMLGGHAIRILGWGVENDTKYWLIANSWNSDWGDNGYFKILRGEDHLGIESSIAAGLPKV; encoded by the coding sequence ATGAAGTTCACCCTTATCTTGCTGCTAGCATTGCTGAACCTCGCCCGAGGTCAACAACAGCAGAGTCGCAATAGTCCACTGTCCCAATCTTTTATCGATGAAATCAATGCCAAAGCCAGAACCTGGCGAGCCGGACCAAACTTCGCCCCTGAAACATCGATGGCCTATATCCGCGGGTTGATGGGAGTCCATAAGGATGCAGACAAGTTTTTGCCTCCAGTAATGGTACACAAGTtagacgatgatgatgatttgcCCGATAACTTCGACTCACGTGAGCAGTGGCCGAACTGTCCGACTATCAGAGAGATAAGAGATCAAGGATCCTGTGGATCTTGTTGGGCATTCGGAGCCGTTGAGGCTATGTCAGATCGATACTGTATTCATTCGAATGGTAAGTTACATTTCCGAGTATCAGCGGATGACCTGGTGTCTTGTTGTCATACATGCGGTTTTGGTTGCAACGGAGGTTTCCCCGGAGCTGCCTGGAGTTATTGGGTTCGAAAGGGTTTGGTAAGCGGTGGTACTTATGGTTCCAATCAGGGATGCCGACCGTACGAAATTGCCCCCTGCGAGCATCATGTTAACGGAACCAGACCCCCATGCGAAGGGGAAGGTGGAAAGACTCCCAAATGCACGAAGAAGTGCCAGGCCAGTTATAATGTTCCGTACGCAAAGGACAAGCATTACGGTAAATCGTCCTATTCGATCGCACGCCACGAGGGCCAAATTCAGAAAGAAATCATGACTAACGGACCTGTCGAGGGTGCTTTCACTGTGTATGAGGATCTGTTGCAGTACAAAGAAGGTGTTTATCAACATGTGACAGGAAAAATGCTTGGCGGTCATGCGATTCGTATTCTGGGTTGGGGCGTAGAAAACGATACCAAGTATTGGCTCATCGCAAACTCGTGGAACAGTGACTGGGGCGATAATGGATACTTCAAGATTCTGCGCGGCGAAGATCATCTAGGCATTGAAAGTTCAATTGCCGCTGGTTTGCCAAAGGTTtaa